A region of Paucidesulfovibrio longus DSM 6739 DNA encodes the following proteins:
- a CDS encoding membrane protein produces the protein MPAPLDPHMLWNGLGWPLIRLTFFISLGLMVGNFIESLNWTRSVAKLAEPLIRTARLKDISGASFSLAFFSGVAANTMLAEAYERGELNRRELVFSNLFNSLPTYFLHLPTVFFITAPFIAEAAFAYVGLTAFAALLRTAFIVLLGRVMLPPLPEGCVVCLLGDEEQPANRWRTALKKTWQRFKKRLPKIMYITAPIYAGFFLLKQYGAIDWIEGFMAEHVSLLAWLEPQALSIVAFHMVGEFTAGLAAAGALISDGGLSTQQIVIALLAGNVLSSPMRAMRHQFPYYAGIFPAGMALRLIVYNQTLRVLSVMLVAVGYAVFS, from the coding sequence ATGCCCGCCCCGCTTGATCCGCACATGCTCTGGAACGGCCTCGGCTGGCCGCTCATCCGGCTGACCTTCTTCATCAGCCTGGGCCTGATGGTCGGCAACTTCATCGAGTCCCTGAACTGGACCCGAAGCGTTGCGAAGCTCGCCGAACCCCTGATCCGCACGGCCAGACTCAAGGACATTTCCGGTGCGAGCTTCTCCCTGGCGTTCTTTTCCGGCGTGGCCGCGAACACCATGCTCGCCGAGGCCTACGAGAGAGGCGAACTGAACCGGCGCGAGCTGGTCTTTTCGAACCTCTTCAACAGCCTGCCCACATATTTTCTGCACCTGCCCACGGTCTTCTTCATCACGGCCCCGTTCATCGCGGAGGCCGCCTTCGCCTACGTGGGCCTGACGGCGTTCGCCGCGCTGCTGCGCACGGCCTTCATCGTGCTGCTCGGCCGCGTCATGCTCCCGCCCCTGCCCGAAGGCTGCGTCGTCTGCCTGCTCGGCGACGAAGAGCAGCCCGCGAACCGCTGGCGCACGGCGCTGAAAAAAACCTGGCAACGCTTCAAGAAGCGCCTGCCCAAGATCATGTACATCACCGCGCCCATCTACGCGGGCTTCTTCCTGCTCAAGCAATACGGAGCCATCGACTGGATCGAGGGCTTCATGGCCGAGCACGTCTCGCTGCTGGCCTGGCTCGAGCCCCAGGCCCTGAGCATCGTGGCCTTCCACATGGTCGGCGAATTCACGGCGGGCCTCGCCGCGGCTGGCGCGCTCATCAGCGACGGCGGCCTTTCCACGCAGCAGATCGTCATCGCCCTGCTCGCGGGCAACGTGCTCTCCTCGCCCATGCGCGCCATGCGCCACCAGTTCCCCTACTACGCGGGCATCTTCCCGGCGGGCATGGCCCTCCGGCTGATCGTCTACAACCAGACCCTGCGCGTGCTCAGCGTGATGCTCGTGGCCGTCGGCTACGCCGTCTTCTCCTGA
- a CDS encoding VanZ family protein, which translates to MTFTRLAGRRLLFWRVLWCAYVAWVLAMALGPMTVGLDLPLGDKMLHFGAFLVMLVAFPFRISWPTLWIPTALTVSLSGFIEIAQDLSPAWGRHPEFLDFFAGVLGGLLGLGLRLLALKKTTNAR; encoded by the coding sequence ATGACGTTTACGAGGCTCGCCGGCCGCAGGCTGCTGTTCTGGCGCGTTCTCTGGTGCGCCTACGTCGCCTGGGTTCTGGCCATGGCCCTCGGCCCCATGACCGTGGGCCTGGACCTGCCCCTGGGGGACAAGATGCTCCACTTCGGAGCCTTTCTCGTCATGCTCGTGGCTTTTCCCTTCCGCATCTCCTGGCCCACGCTCTGGATTCCCACGGCCCTGACCGTGAGCCTCTCCGGGTTCATCGAAATCGCCCAGGATCTTTCTCCCGCCTGGGGACGCCACCCGGAATTCCTCGATTTCTTCGCGGGCGTGCTCGGCGGCCTGCTCGGCCTCGGCCTGCGCCTTCTCGCCCTGAAAAAAACCACCAACGCCAGGTAG
- the panB gene encoding 3-methyl-2-oxobutanoate hydroxymethyltransferase, translated as MSSHTAPEKQITAPDILAAKGERKLCMVTAYDYPTALLADKSGMDMILVGDSLAMVVLGHEDTLSVSMDEMVHHTRAAARGTSRALLVADMPFLSYQADVAEAVRNAGRFLSEGRARAVKLEGGRDYAPHVAAMVRSGIPVMGHIGLTPQYVATLGGFKAQGKSAQAARAMVEDAKALEDAGAFSIVLESMPEETAALITEAVSVPTIGIGAGNVTDGQVLVMHDLLGLFDRFVPRFVKQYAQLGSVVIESLERYRAEVADGAFPGPEHTLHLSPEERDKLA; from the coding sequence ATGTCCAGCCACACCGCCCCAGAAAAACAGATCACGGCTCCCGACATCCTCGCCGCCAAGGGCGAGCGCAAGCTCTGCATGGTCACCGCCTACGACTACCCCACGGCCCTGCTCGCGGACAAAAGCGGCATGGACATGATCCTCGTGGGCGATTCCCTGGCCATGGTCGTGCTGGGGCACGAGGACACGCTCTCCGTGAGCATGGACGAGATGGTCCACCACACCCGCGCGGCCGCGCGCGGAACCTCCCGCGCCCTGCTCGTGGCGGACATGCCCTTTCTTTCCTACCAGGCGGACGTGGCCGAGGCCGTGCGCAACGCCGGGCGCTTTCTTTCCGAGGGCCGGGCGCGGGCGGTCAAGCTCGAAGGCGGACGCGACTACGCCCCGCATGTCGCGGCCATGGTCCGCTCGGGCATCCCGGTCATGGGCCACATCGGCCTGACCCCGCAATACGTGGCCACGCTCGGCGGTTTCAAGGCCCAGGGGAAATCCGCGCAGGCGGCCCGCGCCATGGTCGAGGACGCCAAGGCCCTCGAAGACGCCGGCGCGTTCAGCATCGTGCTCGAATCCATGCCGGAAGAAACCGCCGCCCTGATCACCGAGGCCGTCTCCGTGCCCACCATCGGCATCGGAGCCGGCAACGTCACGGACGGCCAGGTGCTCGTGATGCATGACCTGCTCGGACTCTTCGACCGCTTCGTGCCCCGCTTCGTCAAGCAATACGCCCAGCTCGGCTCCGTCGTGATCGAAAGCCTGGAACGCTACCGCGCCGAAGTGGCCGACGGAGCCTTCCCCGGACCGGAACACACCCTGCACCTGAGCCCGGAGGAGCGGGACAAGCTCGCATGA
- a CDS encoding LexA family transcriptional regulator — protein MPKPKKKCDEALEKWFESALERVKKATGARTQVQLAEVLNVRQSSISDAKRRCSIPAEWFLKLYRSHGLNPDWLADGAEPVYLNASMAKVSADQILRETPAPYGKPHSRGRVVPVSSTGGKDAGSDTWEALPIEELSIPESFYRDSLLVVRQDNRSMEPLILRSAFVGIDTKQRQHPDGDLCAVHFPHQGLLIRRVYFRDDQFVLRAENKEHEDIRVPADQMDARTVGRVIWVLQNFAPL, from the coding sequence ATGCCAAAACCGAAAAAAAAATGTGACGAAGCACTTGAAAAATGGTTTGAGTCCGCGCTGGAACGCGTCAAGAAAGCCACTGGCGCCCGGACCCAGGTGCAGCTTGCCGAAGTCCTGAACGTTCGCCAGTCCAGCATCTCGGACGCCAAACGTCGCTGCTCCATTCCCGCGGAATGGTTTCTCAAGCTCTACCGCAGCCACGGACTGAACCCCGACTGGCTCGCGGACGGGGCCGAACCCGTGTACCTGAATGCAAGCATGGCCAAGGTTTCCGCGGACCAGATCCTGCGCGAAACCCCGGCTCCCTACGGCAAACCCCATTCCCGCGGCCGCGTGGTGCCCGTCTCTTCCACGGGCGGCAAGGACGCCGGTTCCGACACCTGGGAAGCCCTGCCCATCGAAGAGCTTTCCATTCCCGAATCCTTCTACCGCGACTCCCTGCTCGTGGTTCGGCAGGACAACCGCAGCATGGAACCGCTGATCCTGCGCAGCGCCTTCGTCGGCATCGACACCAAGCAGCGCCAGCACCCGGACGGCGACCTCTGCGCCGTCCACTTTCCGCACCAGGGCCTGCTGATCCGCCGGGTCTACTTCCGCGACGACCAGTTCGTTCTGCGCGCCGAAAACAAGGAGCACGAGGACATCCGCGTGCCCGCCGACCAGATGGACGCCCGCACCGTGGGCCGGGTCATCTGGGTGCTGCAGAACTTCGCTCCCCTCTGA
- the hflC gene encoding protease modulator HflC, with protein MTRTTLISLIVVFICLVSALECAYTVDQTEQAIVLQFGRPVGDAAYGPGLHFKLPFVQDVIFFDSRILDYDAKPEEILTEDKKNMVVDSYAKWRITNPLEFYKKFKTIPGALARLDDVIRGQLREVLGRYGLKEIVAHKRKQLLEEVTTKTRDQLLSFGIDVVDVRIKRTDLPLENERAIFNRMRAERERQAKQYRAEGQEMAAKIRAQADKERAVLLSEAKRKSQIIRGEGEANATRIYAEAVNDAPDFYEFKRSMEAYEKSLKDNTRIIMTPDSPFLKHFR; from the coding sequence ATGACACGTACCACCCTCATCTCCCTGATCGTCGTCTTCATCTGTCTCGTTTCGGCCCTGGAATGCGCCTATACCGTGGATCAGACCGAACAGGCCATCGTGCTCCAGTTCGGCCGTCCCGTGGGCGACGCCGCCTACGGCCCCGGACTGCACTTCAAGCTGCCCTTCGTCCAGGACGTGATCTTTTTCGACTCGCGCATCCTGGATTACGACGCCAAGCCCGAAGAGATCCTCACCGAGGACAAGAAGAACATGGTCGTGGACTCCTACGCCAAGTGGCGCATCACCAACCCGCTTGAATTCTACAAGAAGTTCAAGACCATTCCCGGCGCCCTGGCCCGGCTGGACGACGTCATCCGCGGCCAGCTGCGCGAGGTTCTCGGCCGCTACGGCCTCAAGGAGATCGTCGCCCACAAGCGCAAGCAGCTGCTTGAGGAAGTGACCACCAAGACCCGCGACCAGCTGCTCAGCTTCGGCATCGACGTGGTGGACGTGCGCATCAAGCGCACGGACCTGCCCCTGGAGAACGAGCGGGCCATCTTCAACCGCATGCGCGCCGAGCGCGAGCGGCAGGCCAAGCAATACCGCGCCGAAGGGCAGGAAATGGCCGCCAAGATCCGCGCCCAGGCAGACAAGGAACGCGCCGTGCTGCTCTCCGAGGCCAAGCGCAAGTCCCAGATCATCCGAGGCGAAGGCGAGGCCAATGCCACGCGCATCTACGCCGAGGCCGTGAACGACGCGCCTGATTTCTACGAGTTCAAGCGCAGCATGGAAGCTTACGAAAAGAGCCTCAAGGACAATACGCGCATCATCATGACGCCGGACTCCCCGTTCCTGAAGCACTTCCGGTAG
- the hflK gene encoding FtsH protease activity modulator HflK — MDDFSEKFKQFKNFKLPGFKLLILAVIGIWLLTGIFIVGPAERGVVKQFGQFDRETGPGLHYHIPYPIESVLTLNVDQVRRVEIGFRSASRDRDFQQGQTRSVEDESLMLTGDENIVDVQFSVQYQIADARSYLFNVDGPDTTVRSAAEAAMREIIGKNLIDDALTTGKQRIMTNTQELMQEILDRYKTGILLVNLQMQNVHPPSEVVDAFKDVVSAREDRDRLKNEAEAYSRDILPKASGLAEAMIREAEGYQATKILDAQGDASRFKAVADEYKKAKEVTRTRLYLETMEHVLSNPETEKLILSSDALQKSVPYLPLGQLPRAPETPAKQQGAAQ, encoded by the coding sequence TTGGACGACTTCAGCGAGAAGTTCAAGCAGTTCAAAAATTTCAAACTTCCCGGCTTCAAGCTGCTGATCCTCGCCGTGATCGGCATCTGGCTCCTGACCGGCATCTTCATCGTCGGCCCGGCAGAACGCGGCGTGGTCAAGCAATTCGGGCAGTTCGACCGGGAAACCGGGCCAGGGCTGCACTATCACATCCCCTACCCGATTGAAAGCGTGCTGACCCTGAACGTGGACCAGGTCCGCAGGGTGGAGATCGGCTTCCGCTCCGCCTCGCGCGACCGCGACTTCCAGCAGGGGCAGACCCGCAGCGTCGAGGACGAATCCCTGATGCTCACCGGCGACGAAAACATCGTGGACGTGCAGTTCTCGGTGCAGTACCAGATCGCCGACGCGCGCAGCTACCTCTTCAACGTGGACGGGCCGGACACCACGGTCAGATCCGCGGCCGAGGCGGCCATGCGCGAGATCATCGGCAAGAATCTCATCGACGACGCCCTGACCACGGGCAAGCAGCGCATCATGACCAACACGCAGGAATTGATGCAGGAAATTCTGGACAGGTACAAGACCGGCATCCTGCTGGTGAACCTTCAGATGCAGAACGTGCATCCGCCGAGCGAGGTGGTGGACGCGTTCAAGGACGTTGTCAGCGCCCGCGAGGACCGCGACCGTCTCAAGAACGAGGCCGAGGCATACAGCCGCGACATCCTGCCCAAGGCGAGCGGTCTGGCCGAGGCCATGATCCGCGAGGCCGAAGGCTACCAGGCCACGAAGATCCTCGACGCCCAGGGCGACGCCTCCCGCTTCAAGGCCGTTGCGGACGAATACAAGAAGGCCAAGGAAGTCACCCGCACGCGCCTGTACCTGGAAACCATGGAGCACGTGCTTTCCAACCCGGAAACCGAGAAGCTCATCCTTTCCAGCGACGCCCTGCAGAAATCCGTGCCGTACCTCCCGCTGGGCCAGCTGCCCCGCGCCCCGGAGACCCCGGCCAAGCAACAGGGGGCCGCGCAATGA